From the Bacteroidota bacterium genome, one window contains:
- a CDS encoding tetratricopeptide repeat protein produces MPEQPEDKELLALVEAFEKSLNSQDSAYFDEEQLEDIIEFYMSRNNLKRADIAVQRAEDAYPYSTTFLIKKASLRLMEGKLILAKQHIEKAESLEPLNPDVMLLKAELASQNDQYDDAEKWFEKALQYAEDINDTYFGMAVIYLNAMRFEKAANAFEKILETEPENVHALYELALCYHELGRYNDAIRVFNKYIDIEPYSSFAWYNLGSSYAAKGSPQKAIEAFDYATIIDDGFSSAWYNKGNAQYESGQYELAIESYKKVIKLENDDATTYCNLGNCYHALNLFGLAMGYFKKALKLNPNSSDGIFGLALIAHERQNYDEAEVLLQKAISKDPHNSEYHGAYGDLLYEKGLPLDAVKEYKTAIDLDPDDVDAWTYMSNCYKESALLEDACQTLMNAIKTIPDEYSFYFILAANYLEDDQTRALGMEWLQRAIKQSKDKEGLFKINPDLRDDEQIVAFIKGLK; encoded by the coding sequence ATGCCCGAACAACCAGAAGACAAAGAACTACTAGCCTTAGTAGAAGCTTTTGAAAAATCGTTGAACAGCCAAGACAGTGCGTACTTCGACGAAGAACAGCTAGAAGATATTATAGAGTTTTACATGAGCCGTAATAATTTGAAGCGTGCTGATATTGCTGTGCAGCGTGCTGAAGATGCCTACCCTTACTCCACCACTTTCTTAATTAAAAAAGCCAGCCTTCGATTGATGGAAGGCAAACTGATATTGGCCAAACAACATATAGAAAAAGCAGAGTCATTGGAGCCACTCAATCCTGATGTGATGTTGCTAAAAGCAGAACTGGCCTCGCAAAACGACCAATATGATGATGCAGAAAAATGGTTCGAAAAAGCGTTGCAATATGCCGAAGATATAAATGATACTTATTTTGGGATGGCGGTTATATACCTGAATGCCATGCGTTTTGAAAAAGCCGCAAATGCCTTTGAAAAAATATTGGAAACCGAACCCGAAAATGTTCATGCACTATATGAACTCGCTCTCTGTTACCATGAGTTGGGCCGCTATAATGATGCTATCCGTGTATTCAATAAATATATAGATATCGAACCTTATTCTTCGTTTGCATGGTATAATTTGGGTAGCAGCTATGCAGCCAAAGGCTCGCCACAAAAAGCCATCGAAGCATTCGATTATGCCACTATTATCGATGATGGTTTTTCGTCGGCATGGTATAATAAAGGCAATGCCCAATATGAATCGGGGCAATATGAATTGGCGATAGAAAGTTATAAGAAAGTTATAAAACTTGAAAATGATGATGCCACAACTTATTGCAATTTGGGCAATTGTTATCATGCCCTCAATTTGTTTGGATTGGCGATGGGTTACTTTAAAAAAGCACTCAAACTTAACCCCAATAGTAGTGATGGTATTTTTGGTTTGGCATTGATTGCACACGAAAGGCAAAACTATGATGAAGCAGAAGTATTATTACAAAAAGCCATAAGTAAAGACCCGCATAATAGCGAATATCATGGGGCTTACGGCGATTTATTGTATGAAAAAGGTTTGCCACTCGATGCTGTAAAAGAATATAAAACTGCAATTGATCTGGACCCCGACGATGTGGATGCTTGGACCTATATGAGCAATTGCTATAAAGAATCTGCGTTACTAGAAGATGCTTGCCAAACATTGATGAATGCTATCAAAACCATCCCCGATGAATATAGTTTTTATTTTATTTTGGCAGCAAATTATTTGGAAGATGACCAAACACGAGCCTTAGGTAT